From Mobula birostris isolate sMobBir1 chromosome 8, sMobBir1.hap1, whole genome shotgun sequence, the proteins below share one genomic window:
- the ccr6a gene encoding C-C chemokine receptor type 6a codes for MNYSEEYEYDYLYNFSEDYYDGVETLCRMSENKTLSPLFIPIFYSFIATMGIIGNGLVVVIYLSYKRVRSMTDMFLMNLAIADILFVVTLPFWAVDAPEGWIFKDTGCKILKGIYSINFYSGMLLLGAISIDRYIAIVHATRSFNYKGKTLVYSKIVCIFIWLYGIIVSLPTFIFTTSYEFKTTGKMVCEMKYPKHDSHIWKAAAPALQLTLGFFVPLFIMIYCYSLIIKTLLQARNFQRHKAFRVVIAVVAAFVVCQVPYNVVIIYDLFRTSSCETFQAKAIVRIVTQSIAFLHCCLNPVLYAFIGVKFRMYLLKIIQDICCLSKKNISLRYSSVRPITETFVLKRTSDFDIDNLSSFTM; via the coding sequence ATGAATTATAGTGAAGAATATGAATATGATTACTTGTATAACTTCAGCGAAGATTATTATGACGGTGTGGAAACATTGTGCAGAATGAGTGAGAACAAGACACTTTCACCATTGTTCATTCCaatattttattcatttattgctaCCATGGGCATTATCGGCAATGGTTTGGTTGTTGTAATCTATTTGTCCTACAAGAGGGTTAGATCTATGACTGACATGTTTCTCATGAATTTGGCCATAGCTGATATACTTTTCGTGGTTACCCTGCCATTTTGGGCTGTAGATGCCCCTGAAGGATGGATCTTTAAGGACACTGGGTGTAAAATTCTCAAGGGTATATACAGTATCAATTTTTACAGTGGCATGTTATTGCTAGGTGCTATTAGCATTGATCGATATATTGCTATTGTCCATGCAACAAGGTCTTTTAATTACAAGGGAAAAACACTGGTTTACAGTAAAATTGTTTGTATATTCATCTGGCTTTATGGAATTATTGTATCCTTGCCAACATTCATTTTTACCACAAGCTATGAGTTCAAGACAACAGGAAAAATGGTGTGTGAAATGAAATACCCAAAACACGATTCGCATATATGGAAGGCAGCTGCTCCGGCACTACAGCTAACACTTGGTTTCTTTGTACCTCTGTTTATTATGATTTACTGTTACTCTCTGATAATTAAGACACTTCTCCAAGCCAGAAACTTCCAGAGACACAAGGCATTTCGGGTTGTAATCGCAGTAGTAGCAGCTTTTGTGGTTTGTCAAGTGCCATACAATGTTGTTATAATTTATGATTTATTTAGGACAAGCAGCTGTGAAACTTTCCAGGCAAAGGCTATTGTCCGCATAGTGACACAGTCTATTGCCTTTCTCCATTGCTGTCTGAACCCTGTCCTTTACGCCTTTATTGGTGTTAAATTCAGAATGTATTTATTGAAGATTATACAAGACATCTGCTGCTTAAGCAAAAAGAACATTTCATTACGCTACAGCTCAGTAAGGCCTATCACTGAAACGTTTGTGTTAAAGCGTACATCTGACTTTGACATTGACAATTTATCATCCTTTACAATGTGA